In Alphaproteobacteria bacterium, a genomic segment contains:
- a CDS encoding ABC transporter permease, with protein sequence MFVVLRDLLRYNGEFLAGILMTGVVVAMALLSFVSPYPPLDQFVAPMDVPPSGAHWFGTTSRGQDLFWLLTYSIRNTLAFGLLVAILSRILSLSIGLLAGYRGGWVDRVLMSINDTFIVIPLFPILVLFYFVMRDNMSWVMLAVLTALLGWSYDARLIRSVALSLRHREFTQTAVFSGMRTHEILSREHLPFVLPIVFSTSLNNMNWSIGLEVTLAVLGFTDINRPSVGGMIYWANQHSAVVAGVWWWIAFPVGLVVMLFIGLYLLAISMNEYIDPRSRLERGGGRKE encoded by the coding sequence ATGTTCGTCGTTCTTCGCGATCTCCTGCGCTACAACGGCGAATTCCTCGCCGGCATCCTCATGACCGGCGTGGTCGTGGCGATGGCGCTGCTATCTTTCGTCTCGCCGTATCCGCCGCTCGACCAGTTCGTGGCGCCGATGGACGTGCCGCCCTCGGGCGCGCATTGGTTCGGCACCACGTCGCGCGGGCAGGATCTGTTCTGGCTGCTGACCTACTCGATCCGCAACACGCTGGCCTTCGGCCTGCTGGTCGCGATTTTGAGCCGCATCCTGTCGCTGTCGATCGGCTTGCTCGCCGGCTATCGCGGCGGCTGGGTCGATCGGGTGCTGATGTCGATCAACGACACCTTCATCGTCATCCCGCTATTCCCGATCCTGGTGCTGTTCTACTTCGTCATGCGCGACAACATGTCGTGGGTGATGCTGGCGGTGCTGACGGCGCTGTTGGGCTGGTCCTACGACGCGCGGCTGATCCGCTCCGTGGCGCTCAGTCTCCGGCATCGGGAATTCACGCAGACGGCCGTGTTCTCCGGCATGCGCACGCACGAAATCCTGTCGCGCGAGCATTTGCCCTTCGTGCTGCCGATCGTGTTCTCGACCTCGCTCAACAATATGAACTGGTCGATCGGCTTGGAGGTGACGCTCGCGGTGCTGGGCTTCACCGATATCAATCGGCCCAGCGTGGGCGGGATGATCTATTGGGCCAATCAGCACAGCGCCGTCGTTGCCGGCGTGTGGTGGTGGATCGCGTTCCCGGTCGGCCTGGTGGTGATGCTGTTCATCGGCCTCTATCTGCTCGCGATCTCGATGAACGAGTACATCGATCCGCGATCTAGGCTCGAACGGGGCGGGGGGCGCAAAGAATGA
- a CDS encoding ABC transporter ATP-binding protein encodes MRNPAAKPETDEGPVVAVRDLRAWYRLRLFGVDREVKAVDGITFEVRKDEIYGLAGESSSGKSTLVKTIAGAMRPPLEIVGGDIQFSFMDGTMGLNRAPADLVERVRWRHLSYVMQGSMSVLNPVRRIGTSFFDFAFRHMGLDKAGFEAAVVAHLARVNLPASVLKAYPHELSGGMRQRVTIALATICRPQFIIADEPTTALDVVVQKDVLAMFRSIQREMASSVLFVTHDMGVHAHLTDRLGIMYAGRLVEEARTPDVFARPRHPYTRHLIHSLPRIGDDRPRSGLEGTPPSLANPPSGCRFHPRCVFATERCRVEVPPMEQVAPDHRVACFEKDRVEATP; translated from the coding sequence ATGCGAAACCCCGCCGCCAAGCCGGAAACGGACGAAGGCCCCGTCGTCGCGGTGCGCGATCTGCGCGCTTGGTATCGTCTGCGTCTGTTCGGCGTCGACCGGGAAGTGAAGGCCGTCGACGGCATCACCTTCGAAGTCCGCAAGGACGAGATTTACGGCCTCGCCGGCGAATCGAGCTCGGGCAAGTCGACGCTGGTGAAGACCATCGCGGGTGCCATGCGCCCGCCGCTGGAAATCGTCGGCGGCGATATCCAGTTCAGCTTCATGGACGGCACGATGGGCTTGAATCGCGCTCCGGCCGATCTGGTCGAGCGCGTTCGCTGGCGGCATCTCTCCTACGTCATGCAAGGCTCGATGAGCGTGCTGAACCCCGTGCGGCGCATCGGCACGTCGTTCTTCGATTTCGCCTTCCGCCATATGGGCCTGGACAAAGCCGGGTTCGAAGCGGCGGTCGTCGCGCATCTGGCGCGCGTCAATCTACCCGCCTCGGTGCTGAAAGCCTATCCGCACGAATTGTCGGGCGGCATGCGCCAGCGCGTGACGATCGCGCTCGCCACGATCTGCCGGCCGCAATTCATCATCGCCGACGAGCCGACGACCGCACTCGACGTCGTGGTGCAGAAGGACGTGCTGGCGATGTTCCGCTCGATCCAGCGGGAAATGGCGTCGTCGGTGCTGTTCGTGACGCACGATATGGGCGTGCACGCGCATCTGACCGATCGCCTGGGCATCATGTATGCCGGACGATTGGTGGAGGAGGCGCGCACTCCGGACGTGTTCGCACGGCCGCGCCATCCCTATACGCGCCATTTGATTCACTCGTTGCCGCGCATCGGCGACGACCGGCCGCGCAGCGGCTTGGAAGGAACGCCGCCCAGCCTCGCCAATCCGCCCTCGGGCTGCCGGTTCCATCCGCGCTGCGTTTTCGCGACGGAACGCTGCCGCGTGGAAGTTCCGCCGATGGAGCAGGTGGCACCCGATCATCGCGTCGCCTGCTTCGAGAAAGACCGCGTGGAGGCCACGCCATGA
- a CDS encoding ABC transporter ATP-binding protein — translation MTDALLELDSVSKTFTRGGLFSRTQVEAVIDVSFRLETAKPEIFSIIGESGSGKSTLARIILALQTPTRGTARFKGRDLAGLRNGADRHAFMASVQPVFQNPFEAFNPLKRLDRYLYATCQRFAGAKDEAAMQAGADKALRQVGLSLAEIKGRYPHELSGGQLQRVAIARALASGPSLLIADEPVSMVDASLRASIVNLFRKLRDELGLSIIYITHDLATAYSISDRIIIMQKGKVVESGDARTILADPQHPYSKTLKESVLEPLAPGERPLFAR, via the coding sequence ATGACCGACGCGTTGCTCGAACTCGATTCCGTCTCCAAGACCTTCACGCGCGGCGGACTATTCTCCCGCACGCAGGTCGAGGCAGTGATCGACGTCAGCTTCCGGCTGGAAACGGCGAAGCCGGAGATTTTCTCGATCATCGGCGAATCCGGCTCGGGCAAGTCCACGCTGGCGCGGATCATCCTGGCACTGCAAACGCCGACGCGCGGGACCGCGCGTTTCAAAGGACGCGATCTTGCCGGATTGCGCAATGGCGCGGATCGCCACGCGTTTATGGCGTCGGTCCAGCCCGTGTTTCAAAATCCGTTCGAGGCGTTCAATCCGTTGAAACGGCTCGACCGCTATCTCTACGCGACGTGTCAGCGCTTCGCCGGCGCCAAGGACGAGGCGGCGATGCAGGCGGGGGCGGACAAGGCGTTGCGCCAAGTCGGTCTATCGCTTGCCGAAATCAAAGGCCGTTATCCGCACGAATTGTCGGGCGGGCAGTTGCAGCGCGTGGCGATCGCCCGCGCTTTGGCGTCCGGCCCGTCGCTGCTGATCGCGGATGAGCCCGTGTCGATGGTCGATGCGTCGCTACGCGCGTCGATCGTCAATCTGTTCCGCAAGCTGCGCGACGAGCTGGGCCTGTCGATCATCTATATCACGCACGATCTGGCGACCGCGTATTCGATTTCCGACCGCATCATCATCATGCAGAAGGGCAAGGTGGTGGAAAGCGGCGATGCGCGGACCATTCTCGCCGATCCCCAGCATCCCTATTCCAAAACGTTGAAGGAATCCGTGCTCGAACCGCTCGCCCCCGGCGAGCGTCCTTTGTTCGCGCGGTAG
- a CDS encoding alpha-N-arabinofuranosidase encodes MRKASVLLDRDFTIGRTDPRLFGAFIEHLGRCVYGGIYEPGHKTADKNGFRGDVLALVRELAPTIMRYPGGNFVSGYNWEDGVGPVKDRPARLDLAWFSTEPNTFGTNEFVDWCKAANIEPMLAVNLGTRGGDAARNLVEYCNHPGGTYYSDLRKKHGWEKPHDIKFWCLGNEMDGPWQMETKTARQYGAVAREAAKMMRWIDPSLELAACGSSGRTMPTYGQWEDEVLDETFEHVEFISLHTYLNNYNGDTAALLASPDLMDSFIDEVVAIADAVSAKRRSSKRIMLSFDEWNVWYRTRRPRANRIKPGWPVAPEILEEIYDMADALAFGGACISLLNHADRVKAACLAQLVNVIAPIMTETGGPAWRQTIFHPFAQMSRYGRGDVLRTRIESDIYDASYYDPRGDQDLYYPVKAPYLKLSAVAGEDGKSLTLFALNRDLKGEMQVKVDMRGFGGMKVAVAEELRHDSLTAVNDKNAPDRVSPKRLEGVTVADGAVTMTLKPASWNVIRLESSK; translated from the coding sequence ATGAGAAAAGCATCCGTTCTACTCGACCGCGACTTTACGATCGGTCGCACCGATCCCCGCCTGTTCGGCGCGTTCATCGAACATCTGGGTCGTTGCGTCTATGGCGGCATCTACGAGCCCGGCCACAAGACCGCGGACAAGAACGGTTTTCGCGGCGACGTGCTGGCGCTGGTGCGCGAATTGGCGCCGACGATCATGCGCTATCCCGGCGGCAATTTCGTCTCGGGCTATAATTGGGAAGACGGCGTGGGGCCGGTGAAGGATCGCCCGGCGCGCCTCGACCTCGCTTGGTTCTCGACCGAGCCCAACACCTTCGGCACCAACGAATTCGTCGATTGGTGCAAGGCCGCGAATATCGAGCCGATGCTGGCGGTCAATCTGGGCACGCGCGGCGGCGACGCGGCGCGCAATCTGGTCGAATACTGCAACCATCCCGGCGGCACGTATTATTCGGACCTGCGCAAGAAGCACGGCTGGGAAAAGCCGCACGACATCAAGTTCTGGTGCCTGGGCAACGAAATGGACGGGCCCTGGCAGATGGAAACCAAGACCGCCCGCCAATATGGCGCGGTCGCGCGCGAAGCGGCGAAGATGATGCGCTGGATCGATCCGTCGCTGGAACTGGCGGCGTGCGGCTCGTCCGGCCGTACGATGCCGACCTACGGCCAGTGGGAAGACGAGGTGCTGGACGAGACGTTCGAGCATGTCGAATTCATCTCGCTGCACACCTATCTCAACAACTACAACGGCGACACGGCGGCCTTGCTCGCCAGCCCCGATCTGATGGACAGCTTCATCGACGAGGTCGTGGCGATCGCGGACGCGGTGTCGGCCAAGCGCCGGTCGTCCAAGCGCATCATGCTGTCCTTCGACGAGTGGAACGTCTGGTATCGCACGCGCCGTCCGCGCGCCAACCGGATCAAGCCCGGCTGGCCGGTGGCGCCGGAGATTCTGGAGGAAATCTACGACATGGCCGACGCGCTAGCGTTCGGCGGTGCGTGCATTTCCTTGTTGAACCACGCGGACCGCGTGAAGGCCGCATGTTTGGCGCAGCTCGTCAATGTGATCGCGCCGATCATGACCGAAACGGGCGGTCCCGCCTGGCGTCAGACGATCTTCCATCCCTTCGCCCAGATGAGCCGCTATGGCCGCGGCGACGTGCTGCGCACGCGGATCGAAAGCGACATCTACGACGCGTCGTATTACGACCCGCGCGGCGATCAGGACCTCTATTATCCCGTCAAGGCGCCGTATCTGAAGCTGTCGGCGGTGGCGGGCGAGGACGGCAAGTCGCTGACGCTGTTCGCGCTCAACCGCGACCTGAAGGGCGAAATGCAGGTCAAGGTCGATATGCGCGGCTTCGGCGGAATGAAGGTCGCGGTCGCCGAGGAGTTGCGGCATGATAGCCTCACGGCGGTCAACGACAAGAATGCTCCCGACCGCGTGTCGCCCAAGCGCCTCGAAGGCGTGACGGTGGCGGACGGAGCTGTAACGATGACGCTGAAACCGGCCTCGTGGAATGTCATCCGACTCGAGTCGTCGAAATAA
- a CDS encoding helix-turn-helix domain-containing protein — protein sequence MSSDSSRRNKGETSGGAGHTAFAGSDPRRGPADIAAGAGADGEATHSFLAVDPARQFAVVRGLASPIRVRILQLLRRTGPLNVNQIAEALELPQSTVATNVQILTDAELIETSLGKASKGQQKICWARFDEIVIQLAPERPSRDSNVVEVEMPLGLYTSCEVSAPCGICSTERIMGVLDVPDLFLDPARVQAALIWFGRGYVEYKFPNNAKLMNRTVEALEFELELSSEVPGTNKNWPSDISLWVNHVHVGVWTAPGDYGDRRGRFTPRWWKLEGSQYGDLTQWRISRDGTFVNGKRISSIGLSKLDLPNHHSIRLRVGIQEKAKRPGGVNIFGKGFGNHGRDIVMRLKLAPR from the coding sequence ATGTCATCCGACTCGAGTCGTCGAAATAAGGGAGAGACATCCGGCGGGGCGGGTCACACCGCCTTCGCCGGGTCCGACCCGCGCCGCGGCCCCGCCGATATCGCGGCGGGCGCCGGCGCGGATGGGGAAGCGACTCATAGCTTCCTCGCCGTCGATCCCGCGCGTCAGTTCGCGGTCGTGCGCGGACTTGCCTCGCCGATCCGCGTGCGCATTCTTCAGCTATTGCGCCGTACCGGTCCGTTGAACGTTAACCAGATCGCCGAGGCGCTCGAGCTGCCGCAATCGACCGTCGCGACCAACGTGCAGATTTTGACCGATGCCGAGCTCATCGAAACCTCGCTCGGCAAAGCCAGCAAAGGGCAGCAGAAGATCTGCTGGGCCCGATTCGACGAGATCGTCATTCAATTGGCGCCCGAACGGCCGAGCCGCGACAGCAACGTGGTCGAGGTCGAGATGCCGCTCGGCCTCTACACGAGTTGCGAGGTCTCGGCGCCCTGCGGCATTTGCTCGACCGAGCGCATCATGGGCGTGCTCGACGTGCCCGACCTGTTTCTCGATCCCGCGCGCGTGCAGGCGGCGTTGATCTGGTTCGGGCGCGGCTATGTCGAGTACAAGTTCCCGAACAACGCGAAGCTGATGAACCGCACGGTCGAGGCTTTGGAGTTCGAGCTCGAGCTGTCGTCCGAAGTGCCGGGCACCAACAAGAATTGGCCGTCGGATATTTCGCTATGGGTCAACCATGTCCATGTCGGCGTGTGGACGGCACCGGGCGATTACGGCGACCGGCGCGGGCGCTTCACGCCGCGCTGGTGGAAGCTGGAAGGCTCGCAATACGGCGATCTCACGCAATGGCGGATCAGCCGCGACGGCACGTTCGTCAACGGCAAACGCATCTCGAGCATCGGTTTGTCGAAGCTCGATCTGCCGAACCATCACTCGATCCGCCTGCGCGTCGGCATCCAGGAAAAAGCCAAGCGTCCCGGCGGCGTGAATATTTTCGGCAAAGGCTTCGGCAATCACGGCCGCGATATCGTGATGCGATTGAAACTCGCGCCGCGTTGA
- a CDS encoding amidohydrolase family protein has product MTSVRKTLIADALLVRSSGKIYRWARGDLLIDGDRIAAIEAPGAIPHDRADAVVDGARLLVMPGLINGHMHSWDHYLKGCLENLTTEVAMSLIRPRKAVALTPRQMYLRTVVGALESLRTGATTIVDDLSLGQLFSREHIDAAFQAYEDTGTRAFVGFSMIDRAVVDSYPFGEAEFPPALLGELRGLKRPTADQLLGLVRDLAAKGKHPKSARVATLVSPSAPHRCTDGFLVASRKLADELDLPVMTHCQETRMQLITAEEFYGRSLVAHLDHLGFLKENTSLIHATWLSKRDIEIIARSGASVQYNPWSNAIMGSGVAPLRALLDAGINVSMGSDGCGLLYGVNMLNTLGTGAVIPKIASPDSDSWPTAEDIYRAGCEGGAKAFGLADRLGRIEPGFKADLVCYDLDATTLTPLNHPVRQIVYGERGAAIREVFVDGRHVLREGRNTMVDETALLREMQAAHAELGDTLVSSQEDAAPFHDALMRVYLRALSCPIASDHYAALMTGNNIAGQSPNA; this is encoded by the coding sequence GTGACGTCCGTTCGTAAAACATTGATCGCCGATGCGCTGCTGGTTCGGTCGAGCGGCAAGATCTATCGCTGGGCACGCGGCGATCTGTTGATCGACGGCGACCGGATTGCGGCGATCGAGGCGCCGGGGGCGATTCCGCACGACCGGGCCGACGCCGTGGTCGATGGCGCGCGGCTACTGGTGATGCCGGGGCTGATCAACGGCCATATGCATTCTTGGGATCATTATCTCAAAGGCTGCCTGGAGAACCTGACGACCGAGGTCGCGATGTCGCTGATCCGCCCGCGCAAGGCGGTGGCGTTGACGCCGCGCCAGATGTATCTGCGCACGGTCGTCGGCGCGCTCGAATCCTTGCGCACGGGTGCGACGACGATCGTCGACGATTTGTCGCTGGGGCAGTTGTTCTCGCGCGAACATATCGACGCGGCGTTCCAGGCCTACGAAGATACGGGCACGCGCGCTTTCGTCGGCTTCTCGATGATCGACCGCGCGGTGGTCGATTCCTATCCCTTCGGCGAGGCGGAATTCCCGCCGGCATTGCTCGGCGAACTTCGCGGGCTGAAGCGGCCGACCGCCGACCAGCTTCTGGGGCTCGTACGCGATCTCGCGGCCAAGGGCAAACATCCCAAATCGGCGCGCGTCGCGACACTCGTGTCGCCGTCGGCGCCGCATCGCTGCACCGACGGATTTCTGGTCGCGAGCCGCAAGCTCGCCGACGAGCTCGATCTGCCGGTGATGACGCATTGCCAGGAAACGCGCATGCAACTCATCACGGCCGAGGAATTCTACGGCCGATCGCTGGTGGCGCATCTCGACCATTTGGGATTCTTGAAGGAAAACACGTCTCTGATCCATGCGACGTGGCTGTCCAAGCGCGATATCGAGATCATCGCGCGGTCGGGCGCATCGGTTCAGTACAACCCGTGGAGCAACGCGATCATGGGGTCGGGGGTGGCGCCGCTGCGCGCGTTGCTCGACGCGGGTATCAACGTCTCGATGGGCTCGGACGGCTGCGGACTGCTCTACGGCGTCAACATGCTCAACACGCTGGGCACCGGGGCGGTGATCCCCAAAATCGCCTCGCCGGACAGCGACAGCTGGCCGACGGCGGAGGATATCTATCGCGCGGGCTGCGAGGGCGGGGCGAAGGCGTTCGGCCTTGCGGATCGGCTCGGCAGGATCGAGCCCGGCTTCAAGGCCGATCTTGTCTGCTACGATCTCGACGCGACGACGTTGACGCCGCTCAACCATCCCGTCCGCCAGATCGTCTATGGCGAGCGTGGGGCGGCGATCCGCGAGGTGTTTGTCGATGGCCGCCACGTGTTGCGTGAAGGCCGCAATACGATGGTGGACGAGACGGCGCTGCTGCGCGAGATGCAGGCGGCGCATGCCGAGCTTGGCGATACGCTGGTGTCCTCGCAGGAAGACGCGGCGCCGTTCCACGACGCGTTGATGCGCGTCTATCTGCGCGCCTTGTCGTGCCCGATCGCCAGCGACCACTATGCGGCGTTGATGACCGGCAACAATATCGCCGGCCAATCGCCCAACGCGTGA
- a CDS encoding dihydrodipicolinate synthase family protein has translation MTLSKKLRGVIAAIVTPIDAHGEPDFDRFARVAKHLLDNGCDGLNVLGTTGEATSFSLRQRTDLMRKIAASPLPVSRMMVGTGAAAVEDAAALSLLAGELGFAGALLLPPFYYKGVPESGIVRYFDRIADATKASDVPLYLYHFPAQSGVPYTLALIEKLIKTFGARIAGLKDSSGDMPYARSVVALSKSLDVFPSNEACLLDARKGDFAGCISATANTNAPYCGRAFRDGDETAHKTAVEIRKLFDGKPLVPGVKALTAHILGDDAIAKLLPPFDALSAADRDAVIDGYRKLTA, from the coding sequence ATGACTTTGTCCAAGAAGCTGCGCGGCGTGATCGCCGCGATCGTCACGCCGATCGATGCCCATGGCGAGCCCGATTTCGACCGTTTCGCGCGCGTCGCCAAACATCTTCTCGACAATGGTTGCGACGGCTTGAACGTGCTCGGCACGACCGGCGAAGCGACGTCGTTCTCCTTGCGCCAGCGCACCGACCTGATGCGCAAGATCGCGGCCTCGCCGTTGCCTGTCTCGCGCATGATGGTCGGCACGGGGGCCGCCGCCGTCGAGGATGCTGCTGCGTTGTCGCTTCTGGCGGGCGAGCTTGGCTTCGCGGGCGCCCTGCTGCTGCCGCCCTTCTATTACAAAGGCGTGCCGGAAAGCGGCATCGTGCGCTATTTCGACCGCATCGCCGACGCGACGAAGGCGAGCGACGTTCCGCTCTACCTCTATCACTTCCCCGCGCAATCGGGCGTGCCCTACACGCTGGCGCTGATCGAAAAGCTGATCAAGACCTTCGGCGCGCGGATCGCCGGGTTGAAGGATTCGTCCGGCGACATGCCCTATGCGCGTTCGGTCGTGGCGCTGTCGAAATCGCTCGACGTGTTCCCGTCGAACGAAGCCTGCCTGCTCGACGCGCGCAAGGGCGATTTCGCCGGTTGCATCTCGGCGACCGCCAACACCAACGCGCCCTATTGCGGCCGCGCATTCCGCGACGGCGACGAGACGGCGCATAAAACCGCCGTCGAGATCCGCAAATTGTTCGACGGCAAGCCGCTCGTGCCCGGCGTCAAGGCGCTGACCGCGCATATTCTGGGCGACGACGCGATCGCGAAGCTGCTGCCGCCGTTCGATGCGCTAAGCGCCGCCGATCGCGACGCCGTGATCGACGGTTATCGCAAGCTGACGGCCTGA